A segment of the Acidobacteriota bacterium genome:
TGAACCAGGACGTCTTCAAGTCCGAGTCCGACACGAACCAGCGCAACCAGGCGATCGGCTACCTGATGTACGCCTACGAGTACATCAAGAAGGAGCCCCTGCGCGCGACGGACATCTACACGGAGCAGTGCTCCGTGAACGTGAACGCGAAGGACCTCGCCGCGATGGCCGCCACGCTCGCCAACGGCGGGAAGAACCCGCTCACGAAAAAGCAGGTCATGAAGACCGAGAACGTCCCGGGGACCCTGGCCGTCATGGCGACGGCGGGCCTCTACGACGACTCGGGCAAGTGGTTCTACCGCACGGGCCTTCCCGGCAAGAGCGGCGTGGGCGGCGGCCTCATCGCCGTCGCGCCGGGCAAGTTCGGGATCGCCGTGATCTCGCCGCCCCTCGACGACGCCGGCAACAGCGTCCGAGGCCAGAAGGCGATCGCGGACATCTCGAACGCGCTCAAAGCCAATCCGCTCGCGTCGACTCCTCGTTAGGTAGGATAAGGACGTCCGGGGCCGGCTCCCGCCGGCCCCGATTCACGTCCCTGAATGAGAGATGGAGGAGTCCTTTTTGAAGAAGCACTGGTTCAGCCTCGTCTCGCTCGCGCTCGTCCTTGCCGCCTGCGCGTTCCGCGCCGACGCCCAGCAGGGCCGGTTCGAGCTCACGCCGATGATCGGCTACCGCCTGAACTCCGACATCAACGAAACCGACGTCGCGAGGTACTCGCAGCTCCAGTTCGCGGACGCCGCCACGTTCGGCATCGCGGCGAGCTGGAACACGAGCCCCTTCACGTCCGTCGAGATCGAGTACACGTACTCCGGGTACGACGCGACGGCCGTGCCGCGCTCGGCCGCGACCTCCCAACGGACGGTCAACGTCGGGCAGCACAACGTTCTCTTCAACGGCCTCTACCTCTTCGACACGGGGAACCCCCGGTTCCAGCCCTTCGTCCTGGGCGGCGTCGGGGCGGCGATCCTCGCGCCGGACGGCAGCCTCGACTCGATCACGAACTTCGCGTTCACGCTCGGCGGCGGCGTCAAGTACTACGCG
Coding sequences within it:
- a CDS encoding porin family protein produces the protein MEESFLKKHWFSLVSLALVLAACAFRADAQQGRFELTPMIGYRLNSDINETDVARYSQLQFADAATFGIAASWNTSPFTSVEIEYTYSGYDATAVPRSAATSQRTVNVGQHNVLFNGLYLFDTGNPRFQPFVLGGVGAAILAPDGSLDSITNFAFTLGGGVKYYASDRVGIRGDIRWMPQYLYSTDGGTWCDPFYGCTYYPNDHIISQWDFKLGVIVRF